The following proteins are co-located in the Silene latifolia isolate original U9 population chromosome 1, ASM4854445v1, whole genome shotgun sequence genome:
- the LOC141608063 gene encoding lysine-specific demethylase JMJ13-like, producing MVEGRVCLSKEAKNSCLEFLRQKRLQKIKSEAEAEGIRMSNVLARSGGDALRGSASCGFGWPGDAASLSYSAFASNGNDFPPKRKVNKFNMTDVDWTEKISECPVYCPTKDEFEDPLVYLQKIAPEASKYGICKIISPISASVPAGVVLVKEKAGFKFTTRVQPLRLAEWDSDDKVTFFMSGRHYTFSEFEKMANKVFSRRYYSTGCLPASYLEKEFWQEIVCGKMDSVEYACDVDGSAFSSSPGDQLGRSKWNLKEISRLSKSVLRLLETPIPGITDPMLYIGMLFSMFAWHVEDHYLYSINYHHCGASKTWYGVPGASALQFEKVVREHVYNKDILSTEGEDGAFDVLLGKTTLFPPNILVEHGVPVFKAVQNPGEYVITFPRAYHAGFSHGFNCGEAVNFAIGDWFPLGAVASRRYAFLNRIPLLPHEELLCKEAMILYRSLESGYPDYSTSDMICHFSVKASFVQLMRFHHRVRWSLMRSKLCSSVSMDASGTILCSQCKRDCYLAYISCSCLLHPVCLRHELSTVNFPCGDSCTLVVRQDLPELEAAAKKFEQDDAVMEELKQLIENEDAKLLSALFPVKKDEYLPYCDINIELYHSVNNTLGQSRSEDHLVTTPDMKISRGTQIATNMPDTSSLSSAASTLCSFRVQDSSPTDNVHDLTNSNFADHGKHISHRSRHHSSLYSLSNNDCSSSNEGNQHRSEPSSNAGYCSDDSDSEIFRVKRRSSVKLERRNIIGGMRSGLVQVQGLKRLKKVQAGGQCREMVTRDYSSSVPIKDTKVGDARNRPPKASNIRGTIEVKRTLNGSTLKHQDYTINRGFLRDAGKNRRELSSVEIVPKRVKVKGPSFLGSNNRIHNPSSKTRIL from the exons ATG GTGGAAGGGAGGGTTTGTTTGTCGAAAGAGGCTAAAAACAGCTGCCTAGAGTTTCTGAGGCAGAAGAGGCTTCAGAAGATAAAGTCAGAAGCAGAAGCAGAAGGTATCAGGATGAGTAATGTACTTGCTAGAAGTGGAGGGGATGCTTTGAGAGGTTCTGCTTCATGTGGTTTTGGGTGGCCTGGTGATGCAGCTTCACTTTCTTACTCTGCTTTTGCTTCCAATGGAAACGACTTCCCTCCAAAGCGTAAAGTGAATAAATTCAATATGACTGATGTAGATTGGACAGAGAAAATTTCAGAGTGTCCTGTTTACTGTCCAacaaaagatgaatttgaagACCCTTTAGTTTATCTGCAAAAGATAGCTCCCGAAGCATCGAAGTATG GTATTTGCAAGATTATTTCCCCTATAAGTGCTTCCGTACCTGCTGGCGTTGTTTTGGTGAAGGAGAAAGCAGGTTTTAAGTTTACAACAAGGGTGCAGCCACTTCGTCTTGCTGAATGGGACTCTGATGACAAGGTCACTTTTTTTATGAGTGGCAG ACATTATACTTTCTCTGAATTCGAGAAAATGGCAAACAAGGTATTTTCACGTAGATACTACAGCACAGGATGTCTCCCAGCTTCATActtagagaaggaattttggCAAGAAATAGTTTGCGGGAAGATGGATTCTGTTGAGTATGCTTGCGATGTTGATGGGAGTGCCTTTTCATCTTCTCCCGGGGATCAACTTGGTAGAAGCAAATGGAATTTGAAG GAAATTTCTCGTCTTTCCAAATCTGTTTTGCGGCTCTTGGAAACACCAATCCCG GGGATAACAGATCCCATGCTTTACATTGGCATGCTGTTTAGTATGTTTGCCTGGCATGTTGAAGATCATTATTTGTACAG CATTAATTATCATCATTGTGGTGCTTCGAAAACATGGTACGGTGTACCTGGTGCTTCAGCATTGCAATTTGAAAAAGTGGTGCGGGAACATGTGTATAACAAAGATATTTTATCAACTGAAGGAGAGGATGGAGCTTTTGATGTACTACTAGGAAAAACAACGTTATTTCCTCCAAACATTCTTGTAGAACATGGTGTTCCGGTCTTTAAGGCTGTGCAAAATCCTGGGGAGTATGTAATCACCTTTCCTCGTGCATATCATGCTGGTTTCAGCCATG GTTTTAACTGTGGTGAAGCGGTAAATTTTGCAATTGGGGATTGGTTTCCATTGGGAGCTGTTGCAAGCCGGCGTTATGCATTTCTAAATAGGATTCCTCTACTTCCTCACGAGGAACTTCTTTGCAAGGAGGCAATGATTCTGTACAGAAGCTTGGAATCTGGATATCCAGATTATTCAACTTCTGACATGATTTGTCATTTCTCAGTTAAAGCTTCATTTGTCCAACTTATGAGATTCCATCATCGTGTTCGTTGGTCGTTAATGAGATCAAAGCTCTGTTCATCTGTTTCCATGGATGCTTCTGGCACGATTTTATGCAGCCAGTGCAAACGTGATTGTTATCTTGCCTATATCAGTTGCAGCTGCTTGTTGCATCCTGTGTGCCTTCGTCATG AGTTGAGTACGGTGAATTTCCCTTGTGGCGACAGCTGTACCCTAGTGGTAAGGCAAGATCTTCCAGAACTTGAAGCTGCTGCAAAGAAGTTTGAGCAGGACGATGCAGTCATGGAAGAGCTCAAACAATTGATTGAAAATGAAGATGCAAAGTTGCTGTCTGCTCTGTTCCCTGTCAAGAAGGATGAATATCTACCGTATTGTGATATAAATATTGAGCTCTATCACAGTGTTAATAACACCCTAGGTCAGTCGCGTTCTGAAGACCACTTAGTTACAACTCCTGACATGAAAATTAGTAGGGGGACACAAATTGCTACCAACATGCCAGATACTTCTTCACTCTCTAGTGCTGCCTCCACCCTCTGTTCTTTCCGAGTCCAGGACTCTTCACCTACTGATAAT GTACACGACCTTACTAACTCTAATTTTGCTGATCATGGCAAACATATATCTCACCGTAGTAGACACCACTCTTCTTTATACTCTTTGTCAAATAATGATTGCTCAAGTTCTAATGAAGGAAATCAGCATCGATCAGAACCTTCTTCTAATGCGGGTTACTGCAGCGATGATTCTGATTCAGAAATATTCAGGGTTAAACGCCGATCTTCTGTTAAGTTGGAAAGGCGGAACATTATTGGTGGTATGAGGTCGGGCCTTGTTCAAGTTCAG GGTCTTAAACGGCTAAAGAAAGTGCAGGCAGGAGGACAATGTAGGGAGATGGTAACTCGTGATTATTCAAGTAGTGTACCCATCAAGGATACCAAGGTAGGTGATGCTAGGAACCGGCCTCCTAAAGCCTCTAACATTCGTGGAACCATTGAAGTTAAGAGGACGCTCAATGGCTCAACTTTGAAACACCAAGATTATACTATAAATAGAGGGTTTCTGCGGGATGCCGGAAAGAACAGAAGAGAACTATCTTCAGTAGAGATAGTGCCAAAACGTGTCAAAGTAAAAGGCCCTTCATTCCTAGGGTCAAATAACAGAATACATAACCCTTCAAGCAAAACCCGTATACTTTAG